The Salvia miltiorrhiza cultivar Shanhuang (shh) chromosome 1, IMPLAD_Smil_shh, whole genome shotgun sequence genome has a window encoding:
- the LOC131005198 gene encoding putative disease resistance protein RGA3 isoform X2: MADLIIGPLIEILADKLASPILQKFQDRYNLKDNIRKLHHSLPRIQALLEDAQKQQETCHAVKQWLEELEDAAFEAEVLLDELAAETKERERRSTKGKEVANFFQFKPTDYLFELASHLQKKLKELDHIVEQAFTFNLQQHDLGKMLGSSGRCRETMSVAGDNVYGREEDKQNIINLLLDDNSEEKKIIFPSVISVVGIGGIGKTMLAQLVYNDEMVSRHFELKMWVHVPKDFDLGNLMKRVIHSVTRKIYELCELDNLQAQLAELLKGRRFLLVLDDVWDEDEEKWHAFLNLFKVGGEGSRVLITTRSQGIRASTMYELKGLSYEECWNLFKEMAFGEGGDMRLIGIGKEIVKKCGGVPLAVRAMARLLRSKKEEYWMSVQDSELWQLKAYQSEVMPALKLSYQYLPSHLKRCLAFCSLFPKGHEIPREKMICIWMAHGLILPDGGTRQLEDIGGEYFDDLLSLSFFQQSEDVYTIHDLIHDLVRTVAGCGFSVLGQGLVAAPNDLERTRHLSMVCSFDNSSLPEALFGAKHLRTLLLSSGGSSDELTPFWPVNFIYLKALDLSGYGLKSLDEKTLNLFKCGDLVELPFEIAKLTSLRHLNIKGCEALTHMPAKVGELLHLQTLPIYIVGRRPGDSIAQLEFLDLRNELSIKSMENIRDSEEARKANMGEKKYLKSLKLQWGSGNGSKDNSSNPSHSFQPREDGDDVETILKHLEPHPHLKDLHVKGYPGRTFPDWNLPNLTMVELINCRRCENLPNFGHLPFLETLHLQGMNSITHITEAFYGGVAEPFPSLKHLTVRDFPYLEEWSSISNGAPFPRLEELVLDRCPNLTVAPTFPSIRRLELHHCDAKIISSIETTAALSSLVINQLPNLERLPGTFLGNKYSLESLEIRSCQNLLSLPPELEYLTALKSLIISCCLWSCSRSMTATG, translated from the exons ATGGCCGATTTGATCATTGGCCCTCTCATAGAAATACTGGCAGATAAGTTGGCATCTCCAATCCTCCAAAAGTTTCAAGATCGTTATAACCTCAAAGACAACATCAGGAAGCTGCACCACTCACTTCCAAGGATCCAAGCCCTTCTCGAAGACGCGCAGAAGCAGCAAGAAACGTGCCACGCCGTCAAGCAATGGCTTGAGGAGCTCGAGGATGCAGCGTTTGAGGCAGAAGTGCTGCTAGATGAGCTTGCAGCGGAGACCAAGGAGCGTGAGAGGCGCTCCACCAAGGGGAAAGAGGTGGCAAACTTCTTCCAATTTAAGCCAACGGATTATCTCTTTGAACTCGCTTCTCATCTGCAGAAAAAGCTCAAAGAGTTGGATCACATTGTGGAGCAGGCATTCACCTTCAATCTTCAACAACATGATCTAGGGAAAATGCTTGGGAGCTCCGGAAGATGCAGAGAGACGATGTCCGTGGCTGGTGATAATGTATATGGGAGAGAGGAGGATAAACAGAACATAATCAACCTTCTGTTAGATGATAATAGTGAAGAAAAGAAAATCATCTTTCCCTCAGTTATTTCAGTAGTAGGCATTGGTGGGATTGGCAAAACCATGCTGGCTCAATTGGTTTACAACGATGAGATGGTGAGCCGTCACTTCGAGCTGAAGATGTGGGTCCACGTACCAAAGGATTTTGATCTGGGAAATCTCATGAAAAGGGTGATTCACTCTGTAACCAGAAAGATATATGAGCTTTGTGAACTGGACAATCTCCAGGCTCAACTTGCTGAGTTATTAAAGGGGAGGAGATTTCTGCTTGTTCTAGATGATGTGTGGGACGAAGATGAGGAGAAATGGCACGCGTTCCTTAACCTGTTCAAAGTAGGAGGAGAAGGAAGCAGGGTGTTGATAACCACAAGGAGCCAAGGCATCAGAGCATCAACAATGTATGAACTCAAGGGGTTAAGCTATGAAGAGTGTTGGAATTTGTTCAAGGAGATGGCCTTTGGAGAGGGTGGGGATATGAGGCTCATAGGTATTGGCAAAGAGATCGTTAAAAAATGTGGTGGCGTGCCATTGGCTGTGAGGGCAATGGCTAGGCTGCTGAGATCCAAGAAGGAGGAGTATTGGATGTCTGTTCAAGACAGTGAGCTTTGGCAGCTCAAAGCATACCAGAGTGAAGTGATGCCTGCTCTAAAGCTGAGTTATCAGTATTTGCCTTCACATCTCAAGAGATGCCTTGCATTCTGCTCCTTGTTCCCTAAAGGCCATGAAATCCCAAGAGAGAAGATGATCTGCATATGGATGGCACACGGTTTGATTCTACCAGATGGAGGAACACGGCAGCTCGAAGACATTGGTGGCGAATACTTTGATGACTTGCTGAGTCTTTCATTCTTCCAGCAATCTGAGGATGTGTACACAATACATGACCTCATTCATGATCTTGTGAGAACAGTAGCAGGGTGCGGTTTTTCTGTACTTGGTCAAGGTTTAGTAGCAGCCCCGAATGACCTAGAAAGGACACGCCACCTATCGATGGTTTGCAGCTTTGACAACTCTTCTCTTCCGGAGGCCTTGTTTGGAGCCAAGCATCTGAGGACACTCCTCTTATCTTCGGGTGGGAGCTCAGATGAGCTCACTCCTTTTTGGCCAGTTAATTTTATCTACTTGAAGGCTTTGGACCTCAGTGGATATGGTTTGAAGAGTTTGGATGAAAAG ACTCTCAACCTATTCAAGTGTGGAGACCTTGTGGAGTTGCCATTTGAAATAGCAAAGCTAACTAGCCTCAGGCACCTCAATATAAAGGGGTGTGAAGCATTAACTCACATGCCTGCTAAGGTTGGAGAGCTTCTGCACCTTCAGACGCTGCCTATATATATCGTGGGAAGAAGGCCGGGTGACAGCATTGCTCAGCTCGAGTTTCTTGATCTGAGAAACGAGCTGAGTATAAAGAGCATGGAGAACATTAGAGACTCCGAAGAAGCCAGAAAGGCGAATATGGGAGAGAAGAAGTACCTCAAGTCTTTAAAACTCCAATGGGGAAGTGGCAATGGAAGCAAGGACAATTCATCTAATCCATCACATAGTTTTCAACCAAGGGAAGATGGTGATGATGTGGAAACCATTCTAAAGCACCTTGAGCCGCACCCCCATCTCAAAGATCTCCATGTGAAGGGTTATCCAGGGAGAACTTTCCCAGATTGGAACCTTCCAAATTTAACCATGGTTGAGTTGATCAACTGCAGAAGATGTGAGAATCTACCAAATTTTGGGCACCTCCCATTTCTTGAAACACTCCATCTCCAAGGCATGAATAGCATCACACATATCACCGAAGCCTTTTATGGCGGTGTTGCAGAACCATTCCCATCACTCAAGCACTTGACAGTCAGAGATTTCCCTTATCTTGAGGAATGGTCCAGCATCAGCAACGGAGCACCTTTCCCTCGTCTCGAAGAATTAGTTCTGGACAGATGTCCTAACCTCACCGTTGCACCAACATTTCCTTCTATCCGTCGTTTAGAGCTTCATCACTGTGATGCCAAGATCATCAGCTCCATAGAAACCACTGCCGCGCTTTCTAGCCTTGTGATCAACCAGCTCCCGAACTTGGAACGTCTCCCAGGTACATTCCTTGGAAACAAGTATTCCCTCGAGTCATTGGAGATCCGTTCGTGCCAAAATCTTCTCTCGTTGCCCCCAGAGCTCGAGTAC
- the LOC131005198 gene encoding putative disease resistance protein RGA3 isoform X1 — protein MADLIIGPLIEILADKLASPILQKFQDRYNLKDNIRKLHHSLPRIQALLEDAQKQQETCHAVKQWLEELEDAAFEAEVLLDELAAETKERERRSTKGKEVANFFQFKPTDYLFELASHLQKKLKELDHIVEQAFTFNLQQHDLGKMLGSSGRCRETMSVAGDNVYGREEDKQNIINLLLDDNSEEKKIIFPSVISVVGIGGIGKTMLAQLVYNDEMVSRHFELKMWVHVPKDFDLGNLMKRVIHSVTRKIYELCELDNLQAQLAELLKGRRFLLVLDDVWDEDEEKWHAFLNLFKVGGEGSRVLITTRSQGIRASTMYELKGLSYEECWNLFKEMAFGEGGDMRLIGIGKEIVKKCGGVPLAVRAMARLLRSKKEEYWMSVQDSELWQLKAYQSEVMPALKLSYQYLPSHLKRCLAFCSLFPKGHEIPREKMICIWMAHGLILPDGGTRQLEDIGGEYFDDLLSLSFFQQSEDVYTIHDLIHDLVRTVAGCGFSVLGQGLVAAPNDLERTRHLSMVCSFDNSSLPEALFGAKHLRTLLLSSGGSSDELTPFWPVNFIYLKALDLSGYGLKSLDEKVSELLCLKYLDLSSNPIQTLPRTICDLYFLQTLNLFKCGDLVELPFEIAKLTSLRHLNIKGCEALTHMPAKVGELLHLQTLPIYIVGRRPGDSIAQLEFLDLRNELSIKSMENIRDSEEARKANMGEKKYLKSLKLQWGSGNGSKDNSSNPSHSFQPREDGDDVETILKHLEPHPHLKDLHVKGYPGRTFPDWNLPNLTMVELINCRRCENLPNFGHLPFLETLHLQGMNSITHITEAFYGGVAEPFPSLKHLTVRDFPYLEEWSSISNGAPFPRLEELVLDRCPNLTVAPTFPSIRRLELHHCDAKIISSIETTAALSSLVINQLPNLERLPGTFLGNKYSLESLEIRSCQNLLSLPPELEYLTALKSLIISCCLWSCSRSMTATG, from the coding sequence ATGGCCGATTTGATCATTGGCCCTCTCATAGAAATACTGGCAGATAAGTTGGCATCTCCAATCCTCCAAAAGTTTCAAGATCGTTATAACCTCAAAGACAACATCAGGAAGCTGCACCACTCACTTCCAAGGATCCAAGCCCTTCTCGAAGACGCGCAGAAGCAGCAAGAAACGTGCCACGCCGTCAAGCAATGGCTTGAGGAGCTCGAGGATGCAGCGTTTGAGGCAGAAGTGCTGCTAGATGAGCTTGCAGCGGAGACCAAGGAGCGTGAGAGGCGCTCCACCAAGGGGAAAGAGGTGGCAAACTTCTTCCAATTTAAGCCAACGGATTATCTCTTTGAACTCGCTTCTCATCTGCAGAAAAAGCTCAAAGAGTTGGATCACATTGTGGAGCAGGCATTCACCTTCAATCTTCAACAACATGATCTAGGGAAAATGCTTGGGAGCTCCGGAAGATGCAGAGAGACGATGTCCGTGGCTGGTGATAATGTATATGGGAGAGAGGAGGATAAACAGAACATAATCAACCTTCTGTTAGATGATAATAGTGAAGAAAAGAAAATCATCTTTCCCTCAGTTATTTCAGTAGTAGGCATTGGTGGGATTGGCAAAACCATGCTGGCTCAATTGGTTTACAACGATGAGATGGTGAGCCGTCACTTCGAGCTGAAGATGTGGGTCCACGTACCAAAGGATTTTGATCTGGGAAATCTCATGAAAAGGGTGATTCACTCTGTAACCAGAAAGATATATGAGCTTTGTGAACTGGACAATCTCCAGGCTCAACTTGCTGAGTTATTAAAGGGGAGGAGATTTCTGCTTGTTCTAGATGATGTGTGGGACGAAGATGAGGAGAAATGGCACGCGTTCCTTAACCTGTTCAAAGTAGGAGGAGAAGGAAGCAGGGTGTTGATAACCACAAGGAGCCAAGGCATCAGAGCATCAACAATGTATGAACTCAAGGGGTTAAGCTATGAAGAGTGTTGGAATTTGTTCAAGGAGATGGCCTTTGGAGAGGGTGGGGATATGAGGCTCATAGGTATTGGCAAAGAGATCGTTAAAAAATGTGGTGGCGTGCCATTGGCTGTGAGGGCAATGGCTAGGCTGCTGAGATCCAAGAAGGAGGAGTATTGGATGTCTGTTCAAGACAGTGAGCTTTGGCAGCTCAAAGCATACCAGAGTGAAGTGATGCCTGCTCTAAAGCTGAGTTATCAGTATTTGCCTTCACATCTCAAGAGATGCCTTGCATTCTGCTCCTTGTTCCCTAAAGGCCATGAAATCCCAAGAGAGAAGATGATCTGCATATGGATGGCACACGGTTTGATTCTACCAGATGGAGGAACACGGCAGCTCGAAGACATTGGTGGCGAATACTTTGATGACTTGCTGAGTCTTTCATTCTTCCAGCAATCTGAGGATGTGTACACAATACATGACCTCATTCATGATCTTGTGAGAACAGTAGCAGGGTGCGGTTTTTCTGTACTTGGTCAAGGTTTAGTAGCAGCCCCGAATGACCTAGAAAGGACACGCCACCTATCGATGGTTTGCAGCTTTGACAACTCTTCTCTTCCGGAGGCCTTGTTTGGAGCCAAGCATCTGAGGACACTCCTCTTATCTTCGGGTGGGAGCTCAGATGAGCTCACTCCTTTTTGGCCAGTTAATTTTATCTACTTGAAGGCTTTGGACCTCAGTGGATATGGTTTGAAGAGTTTGGATGAAAAGGTGAGTGAATTGCTATGTCTAAAGTATCTTGACTTGTCGAGCAATCCAATCCAAACACTTCCTCGGACCATCTGCGACCTCTACTTTCTGCAGACTCTCAACCTATTCAAGTGTGGAGACCTTGTGGAGTTGCCATTTGAAATAGCAAAGCTAACTAGCCTCAGGCACCTCAATATAAAGGGGTGTGAAGCATTAACTCACATGCCTGCTAAGGTTGGAGAGCTTCTGCACCTTCAGACGCTGCCTATATATATCGTGGGAAGAAGGCCGGGTGACAGCATTGCTCAGCTCGAGTTTCTTGATCTGAGAAACGAGCTGAGTATAAAGAGCATGGAGAACATTAGAGACTCCGAAGAAGCCAGAAAGGCGAATATGGGAGAGAAGAAGTACCTCAAGTCTTTAAAACTCCAATGGGGAAGTGGCAATGGAAGCAAGGACAATTCATCTAATCCATCACATAGTTTTCAACCAAGGGAAGATGGTGATGATGTGGAAACCATTCTAAAGCACCTTGAGCCGCACCCCCATCTCAAAGATCTCCATGTGAAGGGTTATCCAGGGAGAACTTTCCCAGATTGGAACCTTCCAAATTTAACCATGGTTGAGTTGATCAACTGCAGAAGATGTGAGAATCTACCAAATTTTGGGCACCTCCCATTTCTTGAAACACTCCATCTCCAAGGCATGAATAGCATCACACATATCACCGAAGCCTTTTATGGCGGTGTTGCAGAACCATTCCCATCACTCAAGCACTTGACAGTCAGAGATTTCCCTTATCTTGAGGAATGGTCCAGCATCAGCAACGGAGCACCTTTCCCTCGTCTCGAAGAATTAGTTCTGGACAGATGTCCTAACCTCACCGTTGCACCAACATTTCCTTCTATCCGTCGTTTAGAGCTTCATCACTGTGATGCCAAGATCATCAGCTCCATAGAAACCACTGCCGCGCTTTCTAGCCTTGTGATCAACCAGCTCCCGAACTTGGAACGTCTCCCAGGTACATTCCTTGGAAACAAGTATTCCCTCGAGTCATTGGAGATCCGTTCGTGCCAAAATCTTCTCTCGTTGCCCCCAGAGCTCGAGTAC